One window from the genome of Toxotes jaculatrix isolate fToxJac2 chromosome 17, fToxJac2.pri, whole genome shotgun sequence encodes:
- the LOC121197614 gene encoding doublecortin domain-containing protein 2 yields the protein MPGTPGKSDLPPTKTIIVYRNGDAFFPGRKIVVNPRQVLTFDSFLTSLTTGVEAPFGAVRKLYTPVEGHKIQHLEDLKHGSVYVAGGNEKFKKLDYCEITAKKPQNKKKEQIRPVVHSRLVVSARWKRTTDESCTINVFTNGDVLVPPARIRIPKYTLRSWENVLAMVTEKVRLRTGAVYRLCTLDGHPVCSSSELENNQHYVAVGAEKFKALPYDHCVAKDLIRGNNTVEGQDILPPIRETRNPKNVLAHTGFREDLEHTARGQMKKHTAKPERTKQQRQVSRNPVLFSTGEGSVFNAQNKRSEIAGAAEVQEDSQLKVDLPIDQVEAKIVEEEYEDGSCSASPCKAPLHDSDASCVQRTLSAGSRKDVSEAKEKEVSSRLGRIRSRMSWFFKDDTDAKHNWRLRAIEAGCVGCESKCK from the exons ATGCCGGGCACACCTGGGAAAAGTGATTTGCcaccaacaaaaacaataattgtGTACAGGAACGGAGACGCCTTCTTTCCCGGAAGGAAAATAGTTGTGAATCCGCGGCAGGTGTTAACCTTTGACAGCTTTTTGACCTCGTTGACCACGGGGGTTGAAGCCCCGTTTGGTGCCGTGAGGAAGCTGTACACTCCCGTAGAAGGACACAAAATCCAGCATTTGGAGGACTTGAAGCACGGGAGTGTGTATGTTGCAGGCGGAAATGAGAAGTTCAAAAAGCTGGA TTATTGTGAGATAACAGCCAAGAAGCCacagaataagaaaaaagagCAG ATCCGACCTGTTGTTCACAGCAGATTAGTAGTTTCTGCTCGCTGGAAGAGAACTACTGATGAGTCTTGCACAATAAA TGTCTTTACCAATGGCGATGTCTTGGTGCCTCCAGCCCGAATACGGATCCCAAAGTACACTCTCAGAAGTTGGGAAAATGTTTTAGCCATGGTGACAGAGAAAGTGCGTCTTCGAACTGGTGCTGTGTACAG GCTTTGCACATTAGATGGACACCCTGTCTGCAGTTCTAGTGAGCTGGAGAACAACCAGCACTATGTTGCAGTTGGTGCAGAAaagtttaaagctctcccatatGACCATTGCGTTGCTAAGGATTTAATCAGGGGAAACAACACAGTCGAAGG CCAAGACATCCTGCCTCCTATAAGAGAGACAAGAAACCCCAAGAATGTG CTGGCTCACACAGGCTTTCGAGAGGACCTTGAGCACACAGCCAGGGGCcagatgaagaaacacacagcCAAGCCGGAGAGAACCAAACAACAGAGGCAGGTGTCCAGAAACCCAGTTCTCTTCTCGACAGGGG AGGGCAGCGTGTTCAatgcacaaaacaaaaggagTGAGAtagcaggagcagcagaggtgcAGGAGGACAGCCAGTTGAAGGTGGACCTACCAATTGATCAG GTTGAGGCCAAGATAGTTGAAGAGGAGTATGAAGATGGGAGTTGTTCTGCGAGTCCCTGCAAGGCCCCACTCCATGATTCAGACGCCTCGTGTGTGCAGAGGACTTTGTCTGCAGGTTCCAGGAAGGATGTAAGT GAGGCTAAAGAGAAGGAGGTGTCTTCTAGGCTCGGCAGAATACGGTCACGGATGTCCTGGTTTTTCAAGG ATGACACAGATGCAAAGCATAACTGGAGACTCAGAGCCATAGAGGCGGGCTGTGTGGGATGTGAAAGCAAATGCAAGTGA